The Vicia villosa cultivar HV-30 ecotype Madison, WI linkage group LG1, Vvil1.0, whole genome shotgun sequence genome includes a region encoding these proteins:
- the LOC131660717 gene encoding uncharacterized protein LOC131660717, which yields MAVRDSSLPFCRSKSSIWWRDLRNLLNVWSFVSCWFSSCVSCKVGIGDEIDFWRDCWLAADPLFVQFPSLFQVLLAPRITIAEAGYWERSSWFWNFCLFPPELLGAAAAADFASLSALLQHISPVTSVADRFVWKWDSGGFSVKSAYANLMLFARSQMLLGLNDKKSLNCIWKTCVPFNVSLFSRRLILACLQTKDELVKRGVLTGNHCLACPLCLHHQESHLHLFVNCSVAEEVWTLIFGWMGFVYSKSNVGISEHLMLFVSALRGKVRKGFRGLIWLATVRAIWLSRNAILFKGGSKGSQDIVILAKSVITA from the coding sequence ATGGCTGTTCGCGATAGCTCTCTTCCGTTTTGTCGTTCGAAATCTTCCATCTGGTGGAGGGATTTGAGAAACTTGCTGAATGTTTGGTCATTTGTTTCATGCTGGTTTAGTAGCTGCGTATCTTGTAAAGTGGGCATCGGTGACGAGATTGACTTCTGGAGAGATTGTTGGTTAGCAGCGGATCCTCTATTCGTGCAATTTCcttctttgtttcaggttttgctAGCTCCGAGAATTACTATAGCAGAGGCGGGCTACTGGGAGCGGTCCTCTTGGTTTTGGAATTTCTGTCTTTTCCCTCCAGAGCTTTTGGGTGCAGCAGCGGCTGCTGACTTTGCTTCTTTGTCAGCTCTGCTTCAACATATTTCTCCTGTAACATCAGTTGCGGACCGGTTTGTATGGAAATGGGACTCCGGTGGCTTTTCCGTCAAGTCCGCTTATGCTAATTTAATGTTGTTTGCAAGGAGTCAGATGCTGTTGGGTTTGAATGATAAAAAATCATTGAATTGTATTTGGAAAACTTGTGTTCCATTTAATGTATCACTGTTTTCTAGGAGATTGATTTTGGCGTGCCTTCAAACTAAAGACGAGCTTGTTAAAAGAGGCGTTTTAACCGGGAATCATTGCCTTGCATGTCCGCTTTGTCTGCATCATCAAGAATCTCACCTTCATCTTTTTGTTAACTGTTCGGTGGCTGAGGAGGTATGGACTCTAATCTTTGGCTGGATGGGTTTCGTTTATTCTAAGTCAAATGTTGGTATTTCGGAACATTTGATGCTGTTTGTATCGGCGCTGCGAGGGAAGGTTAGGAAAGGGTTTCGGGGCCTTATTTGGTTAGCTACTGTTAGGGCCATTTGGCTATCTCGAAATGCGATTCTATTTAAGGGTGGTTCAAAAGGGAGTCAGGATATTGTAATTCTAGCCAAATCTGTTATCACTGCTTAA